A stretch of the Desulfobacter sp. genome encodes the following:
- a CDS encoding cupin domain-containing protein, with the protein MSPQMETRVKEEVAALNLGNKIRNLRKHRAFTLQEVSDLTGLSKPLLSQIENNTAAPPIATLIKISTALGVKISHFFQDQNMDDRIVVVRKKERYSVKKLFHHKNETRIGYKWEALAYPMVGKQMEPFVVEIEPREEKKLLFNDHQGEEFHFVLDGIVEFRSADQVHHLKKGDSIYFDSSIPHALRGIGGVAKSLIVIFAPK; encoded by the coding sequence ATGTCACCCCAGATGGAAACCAGAGTAAAAGAAGAGGTGGCCGCCCTGAACCTGGGCAATAAGATCAGGAATCTTCGAAAACACAGGGCCTTCACCCTACAGGAAGTCTCTGATCTTACCGGCCTGTCAAAACCCTTACTCTCTCAGATTGAAAATAATACTGCCGCCCCGCCCATTGCCACACTGATCAAGATTTCCACCGCCCTGGGAGTTAAAATTTCCCATTTTTTCCAGGACCAGAATATGGATGATAGAATTGTGGTGGTCCGGAAAAAAGAGCGGTACTCGGTTAAGAAATTATTTCACCATAAAAACGAAACCCGGATCGGATACAAATGGGAGGCCCTGGCCTACCCCATGGTGGGCAAGCAGATGGAACCCTTTGTGGTGGAGATTGAGCCCAGGGAGGAAAAAAAACTCTTGTTCAACGATCACCAGGGTGAGGAATTTCACTTTGTTCTGGACGGGATTGTTGAATTCAGAAGCGCTGACCAGGTCCATCACCTGAAAAAAGGGGACAGTATTTATTTTGATTCCAGCATTCCCCATGCCCTCAGGGGGATCGGCGGGGTGGCCAAATCTTTGATTGTTATTTTCGCCCCCAAATAA
- a CDS encoding radical SAM protein has protein sequence MKKGLELLFLPEKNQILTQAAMDFLAAFGSPALLGKDWARIFKGAAPEQRFDRLLSACGFDRDPGGFFSGIRHLILDAAAEGRSAHIVFNRVELPTLFLYHLLETDDPSQSLLAVKTVKTLSSATARPIKDAEKIQEVLDQYPVRLSAHVIRQSLVSEGVGTQYLPFARELDPNGHTLTFDGHFKQGLMEQMYQNRAIFLLDMRCPVYCRFCFRKHKSLRKEKSPTVADVKAAVARVEQNKDIKEILITGGEPLINMKNLKAAIKGLCRIDHVKTLRIATRSLAYYPHLFSHHDHALLSYLKEQQHLCRDKGKLIEIGVHMVHPDEISIQSLEIMSELTRSGIPVYVQTPFLKGLNDTGPVLARLFTLLRQAGVRIYYIFTPCHPIHGTEKYWSPISLSILAYTYLRANISDRAIPKLCTATSLGKMEWHSSGWAVAPDRDDPSHIWIRTPYTRAYFQQMVRNGSALPETRENKDLTLDVKCLIDMGEDHYFLGSHDLEVLEEICLEDPGVRARAKEIQTLFYGPDPLMESCFSSPCPGVSRVHKTRVEMDLDVGDRAMAYLEAHPEISDIVLRVDFRAADAPDFGIKGQIDQIVSFVRRLELFDQRGFSIRIRWQAFDQRPGQFTREDIERLGALVTDSLTRPRKIEIETWWLGPWQVSLAHGQLSRALLSKGIAVYGNLALISDLNHTPGLGVEMAHALRDASIGFHHVYAAGLLIQNRFNRSKPITTDRILAIASRVRKECSGRQIPLYVIWTPLGEVDFGLTSKLADQGRQILVYPYDRAYLADMAPIDPDLSLDTAQSITPGRNLTKVNLEGLVYSPGFWV, from the coding sequence ATGAAAAAAGGCTTGGAATTGCTTTTTTTACCTGAAAAAAATCAAATTTTGACCCAGGCGGCAATGGACTTTTTAGCGGCCTTTGGCAGTCCTGCGCTTCTGGGCAAAGACTGGGCACGCATATTCAAAGGGGCTGCCCCTGAACAAAGGTTTGACAGACTCTTGTCTGCCTGCGGGTTTGACAGGGATCCCGGCGGTTTTTTTTCAGGGATCAGGCATCTTATTTTGGATGCGGCCGCCGAAGGAAGATCTGCACACATCGTCTTTAACAGGGTTGAACTGCCAACCTTGTTCTTATATCATTTGCTGGAAACCGATGATCCAAGCCAGTCTTTGCTTGCCGTAAAAACCGTAAAAACCTTATCTTCCGCCACAGCCAGACCCATAAAAGATGCGGAAAAAATCCAGGAGGTGCTCGATCAATACCCGGTGAGGCTGTCCGCCCATGTGATCCGGCAGTCCCTGGTGTCAGAGGGGGTTGGGACCCAATACCTTCCCTTTGCCCGGGAACTGGACCCCAACGGTCATACTTTGACCTTTGACGGCCATTTTAAGCAGGGGCTGATGGAACAGATGTACCAAAACCGGGCGATTTTTCTTCTGGACATGCGCTGCCCGGTGTATTGCCGGTTCTGCTTTAGAAAGCACAAGAGTCTGAGGAAAGAAAAATCCCCCACGGTCGCTGATGTTAAGGCGGCCGTGGCCAGGGTCGAACAGAACAAGGATATCAAAGAGATTTTGATCACAGGGGGAGAGCCTTTGATCAACATGAAAAATCTTAAGGCCGCCATCAAGGGGCTTTGCCGGATTGACCATGTAAAGACCCTGAGGATTGCCACCCGGTCCCTGGCCTATTATCCCCATCTTTTTTCCCACCACGACCATGCCTTGTTATCCTATCTCAAGGAACAGCAGCACCTTTGCCGTGACAAGGGAAAACTTATTGAAATCGGGGTTCACATGGTTCACCCGGATGAAATTTCAATTCAAAGCCTTGAAATCATGTCAGAACTGACCCGGTCCGGGATTCCCGTCTATGTCCAGACCCCGTTTTTAAAAGGGCTCAACGATACGGGTCCTGTGCTGGCCAGGCTGTTTACCCTGCTGCGCCAGGCCGGTGTCCGGATTTATTATATTTTTACCCCCTGCCATCCCATCCACGGCACTGAAAAATACTGGAGCCCGATTTCCCTTTCAATATTGGCCTATACCTATTTAAGGGCCAATATTTCAGACCGTGCCATTCCAAAGCTTTGTACGGCCACCTCTTTGGGCAAGATGGAGTGGCATTCCTCAGGCTGGGCTGTGGCACCTGATAGAGACGACCCCTCCCATATCTGGATCCGGACCCCGTATACCCGGGCCTATTTTCAACAGATGGTCCGGAACGGTTCAGCTTTGCCTGAAACCCGGGAAAACAAGGATCTTACCCTGGATGTCAAGTGCCTCATTGATATGGGGGAAGACCATTATTTTCTGGGATCCCATGACCTTGAGGTCTTGGAAGAGATTTGCCTGGAAGATCCCGGGGTACGGGCCCGGGCAAAAGAGATTCAAACATTATTTTACGGACCTGACCCCTTGATGGAAAGCTGTTTTTCAAGCCCCTGTCCCGGGGTGAGCCGGGTTCACAAGACCCGGGTGGAAATGGATTTGGATGTTGGGGATCGGGCCATGGCATACCTTGAAGCCCATCCTGAGATCAGCGATATTGTGTTGAGAGTGGATTTTCGGGCAGCAGATGCACCTGATTTTGGGATCAAAGGGCAGATTGATCAGATTGTCTCTTTTGTCAGGCGCCTGGAACTCTTTGATCAAAGGGGTTTTTCCATCAGAATCAGGTGGCAGGCATTTGACCAGAGGCCCGGGCAATTCACCAGGGAGGATATCGAAAGGTTAGGGGCTTTGGTCACCGATTCTCTGACCCGGCCAAGGAAAATAGAGATTGAAACCTGGTGGCTGGGTCCCTGGCAGGTCTCTTTGGCCCATGGTCAGCTGAGCCGGGCCTTATTATCCAAAGGCATTGCGGTTTACGGGAACCTGGCCCTGATTTCAGATCTAAACCACACCCCCGGTCTTGGTGTTGAAATGGCCCACGCCCTCAGGGATGCCAGTATCGGGTTTCACCATGTTTATGCGGCAGGCCTGTTAATCCAGAACAGGTTCAACCGATCAAAGCCCATTACAACGGACCGGATTCTTGCCATTGCCTCGCGTGTGCGCAAGGAGTGTTCCGGCAGACAGATTCCCCTTTATGTGATCTGGACCCCTCTGGGCGAGGTGGACTTTGGTTTGACCTCAAAGCTTGCAGACCAGGGCAGACAAATTCTGGTCTATCCCTATGACAGGGCATATCTGGCAGATATGGCGCCTATCGACCCGGATTTATCTTTGGACACTGCCCAGAGTATAACACCGGGCAGGAACCTCACAAAGGTAAACCTTGAAGGTCTTGTTTATAGCCCGGGGTTTTGGGTCTGA
- a CDS encoding DUF2892 domain-containing protein, with translation MKMEEYIRAIAGVIILVTLALGWLVSPYWFLFTAFVGLNLVQSAFTGICPMETILETIFKIPK, from the coding sequence ATGAAAATGGAAGAATATATCCGCGCCATTGCAGGGGTGATCATCCTAGTGACCCTGGCCCTGGGCTGGCTGGTTTCTCCCTATTGGTTCCTGTTTACGGCCTTTGTGGGATTAAACCTTGTTCAGTCTGCCTTTACCGGAATTTGTCCCATGGAAACGATTCTGGAGACCATCTTTAAAATTCCCAAATAA
- a CDS encoding efflux RND transporter permease subunit has product MKNDSSPGLLTRIVEVFLSSQLSIILVLIAFSLGIFSVYITPKEEEPQIVVPMADIYVRAPGASPKEIETLVATPLEQILWEIDGVEYVYSMSTREMAVVTVRFFVGQDREKSILKLHNKIQMSLDRVPPIVDNWLVKPIEIDDVPIITLTLYSPSNSDHELRRVGEEMATRLSRLKNISRTKVIGGRSREIRVEVNPEQMKGFDISLEDIHLALSGADVSTQAGVFNKANKAITLTSSSFLSSVEEVKNLVISGRKKSPVYLSDVAKVIDGPEESLSYTRIGFSAHGLKNESKEGPDTFPAVTLAFSKKKGTNAVAVADSILEEVAAMKRKIIPHDMRIEITRNTGETARLKVNELLSALGFAILSVVVLLAFTLGWREAMVVALAVPVSFSLALFVNYIFGYTINRVTLFALILSLGLVVDDPITNVDNIQRHIRMGILPPFKAALAAVQEVLPPVIMSTIAIIICFTPLFFITGMMGPYMAPMAVNVPLTVSFSTVAALTIVPWVSYHLLKNRPPPKQASKNPMNRAAAMYRAILTPFLDKAWLRAVLGLVIVLMLAGACGLAVFRLVPLKLLPFDNKNEFQIVLDLEEGSSLEQTDRVVKAFEAYLKTVNEVTNFVSYTGIASPMDFNGMVRHYFIREGSYLADIRVNLAPKEQRQQQSHAVLLRLRKDLEAIARKHKTKIALVEVPPGPPVLSTLVAEIYGSYDTPYSDLMTAAKTIKKTMEKEKGVTDVQIMTQGPSPRIDIVVDREKAALHQIDTQAILSALNTAVGGRSPASIHLDRERSPLWIKVILPRKKRSDLATIANIPIRSGSGHLIPLAELAKIRETQNRPPIYHKNMEPVVYVTGEMAGRAPGEAVLDMMATLKTISFDEGIRIQWAGEGEWKITLRVFRDMGLAFAAALIGIYFILVVNTRSYVMPMLIMMAIPLTILGIMPGFFILNLFVSDVGGFSNPVFFTATSMIGMIALGGIVIRNSLVLIEFIQEAVQKGSPFKEAILDSGVVRMRPIVLTALTTAIGAFPITLDPVFSGLAWALIFGLFASTLFTLVVIPVVYYALYDKSSSMR; this is encoded by the coding sequence ATGAAAAATGATTCCAGCCCCGGCCTCCTGACCCGGATCGTTGAGGTCTTTTTGTCCTCCCAGCTCTCTATTATCCTGGTACTCATCGCCTTTAGCCTGGGCATTTTTTCTGTATACATCACGCCCAAAGAGGAAGAACCCCAGATTGTGGTGCCCATGGCAGACATCTATGTCAGGGCGCCCGGGGCCAGCCCCAAAGAGATTGAAACCCTGGTGGCCACCCCTTTGGAACAGATCCTCTGGGAAATTGACGGGGTGGAGTATGTCTATTCCATGTCCACCAGGGAAATGGCCGTGGTCACGGTCCGTTTTTTTGTGGGGCAAGACCGGGAAAAATCCATTTTAAAACTTCACAACAAAATCCAGATGAGCCTGGACCGGGTGCCGCCCATCGTGGACAACTGGCTGGTCAAACCCATAGAAATAGATGATGTGCCCATTATCACCCTCACCCTTTACTCCCCTTCCAATTCAGATCATGAACTGCGGCGGGTGGGTGAAGAAATGGCCACAAGGCTTTCCAGGCTGAAAAACATCTCCAGAACAAAGGTGATCGGGGGGCGGTCCAGGGAAATCCGGGTGGAGGTGAATCCTGAGCAGATGAAAGGGTTTGACATATCCCTTGAAGATATTCATCTGGCCCTGTCAGGGGCGGATGTCTCCACCCAGGCAGGTGTTTTCAACAAGGCCAACAAGGCCATCACCCTGACCTCAAGTTCTTTTCTCTCTTCTGTGGAAGAAGTAAAAAACCTGGTGATCTCGGGCCGAAAAAAAAGTCCGGTCTACCTGAGTGACGTGGCTAAGGTGATCGACGGTCCTGAAGAATCCCTCTCCTATACAAGGATCGGTTTTTCTGCCCATGGCCTGAAAAACGAATCAAAAGAGGGGCCAGATACCTTTCCGGCAGTCACCCTGGCCTTTTCCAAAAAAAAGGGGACCAATGCCGTGGCCGTGGCAGACAGCATCCTTGAGGAAGTGGCTGCCATGAAAAGAAAAATCATCCCCCATGACATGCGAATCGAAATCACCCGGAACACAGGAGAAACCGCCCGACTAAAGGTGAATGAGCTGTTAAGCGCCCTGGGATTTGCCATTCTCTCGGTGGTGGTGCTTTTAGCCTTTACCCTGGGATGGCGTGAGGCCATGGTTGTAGCCCTGGCCGTACCCGTCTCATTTTCCCTGGCCCTGTTTGTCAATTATATCTTCGGGTATACCATCAACCGGGTCACCCTTTTTGCCCTGATCCTCTCCCTGGGCCTTGTGGTGGATGACCCCATCACCAATGTGGACAATATCCAGCGCCATATCCGGATGGGAATCCTTCCCCCGTTCAAAGCCGCCCTGGCGGCGGTCCAGGAAGTTTTACCCCCGGTGATCATGTCCACCATCGCCATTATTATCTGTTTTACCCCGCTTTTTTTCATCACCGGGATGATGGGCCCCTATATGGCACCCATGGCCGTGAATGTCCCCCTGACCGTAAGTTTTTCCACGGTGGCGGCCCTGACCATTGTACCCTGGGTCTCTTATCATCTGCTTAAAAACCGTCCCCCCCCCAAACAGGCCTCGAAAAATCCCATGAACCGGGCCGCTGCCATGTACAGGGCCATACTCACCCCTTTTCTGGATAAGGCCTGGCTTAGAGCCGTTCTCGGACTTGTCATTGTCCTGATGCTGGCCGGGGCGTGCGGACTTGCGGTATTTCGCCTGGTCCCCCTTAAACTGCTTCCCTTTGATAATAAAAATGAATTCCAGATTGTCCTGGATCTTGAGGAGGGCAGTTCACTTGAGCAGACAGACCGGGTGGTCAAAGCATTTGAAGCCTACTTAAAAACCGTGAACGAGGTCACAAATTTTGTCTCCTATACCGGCATTGCCTCTCCCATGGATTTTAACGGCATGGTCCGCCATTATTTTATCCGGGAGGGAAGCTATCTGGCAGATATCCGGGTCAACCTGGCCCCCAAAGAACAAAGGCAGCAGCAGAGCCACGCCGTGCTGCTCAGGCTGAGAAAAGATCTGGAGGCCATTGCCCGGAAACACAAAACAAAGATTGCCCTGGTTGAGGTGCCGCCAGGCCCCCCGGTCCTCTCAACCCTGGTGGCTGAAATCTACGGTTCCTACGACACCCCCTATTCAGACCTGATGACGGCAGCTAAGACCATTAAAAAAACAATGGAAAAAGAAAAGGGGGTCACTGACGTCCAGATCATGACCCAGGGGCCAAGCCCCAGGATAGACATTGTTGTGGACCGGGAAAAAGCCGCCCTCCACCAGATTGACACCCAAGCCATTTTATCTGCCCTGAACACAGCCGTGGGCGGCAGATCCCCTGCCAGTATCCATCTGGACAGGGAACGCAGCCCCTTGTGGATCAAGGTGATTTTACCCAGGAAAAAACGCTCGGACCTGGCGACCATCGCCAATATCCCCATCCGGTCCGGATCCGGCCACCTCATTCCCCTGGCAGAACTGGCAAAAATCCGGGAGACCCAAAACCGGCCCCCCATTTACCATAAAAACATGGAGCCCGTGGTCTATGTCACCGGTGAAATGGCAGGAAGAGCCCCAGGAGAAGCCGTGCTGGACATGATGGCCACCCTGAAAACGATCTCCTTTGACGAAGGCATCAGGATCCAATGGGCCGGAGAGGGGGAGTGGAAGATCACCTTGAGGGTGTTCAGGGATATGGGGCTTGCCTTTGCCGCAGCCCTGATCGGCATTTATTTTATCCTGGTGGTGAACACCCGGTCATATGTCATGCCCATGCTCATCATGATGGCCATTCCCCTGACCATCCTGGGAATTATGCCGGGATTTTTCATCCTCAACCTCTTTGTCAGTGATGTGGGAGGTTTTTCCAATCCCGTATTTTTCACCGCCACCTCCATGATCGGCATGATCGCCCTGGGAGGGATTGTGATCCGCAACTCCCTGGTGCTCATCGAATTTATCCAGGAAGCCGTTCAAAAGGGAAGCCCCTTTAAAGAGGCCATCCTGGATTCGGGGGTGGTCAGGATGCGCCCCATTGTCCTTACCGCCCTGACCACGGCCATCGGCGCCTTTCCCATCACACTGGATCCTGTGTTTTCAGGACTTGCCTGGGCATTGATTTTCGGACTTTTCGCCTCCACCCTGTTCACCCTGGTGGTGATCCCGGTGGTCTATTATGCCCTGTACGATAAATCATCATCAATGAGGTAA
- a CDS encoding efflux RND transporter periplasmic adaptor subunit, whose amino-acid sequence MKKMLMGLCLLVFSFPSCDSGSIEPGRSPQNPQSVAVLHIVPVENKVIVRTHAAVGTIRPLTQTRIESQVPGQVLKVNVVPSARVTAGQILVTLDSRKLAARLEQAKEGLAYAKNSLNQARKAIEESQAGLDQAHAAYLRTKILFDKEVVPSQKLEIDRAGYLQAKARLDRSKQGVGAARANIRKAQEVVREANIAMGFTRIKSPAPGVVVERLIDPGDQAIPGKPLLTIQTSGSLRLEARVREGLIHKIIQGKSYGVKIQTLGQTLSATIEEIVPYADPQTRTFLVKAALPNTPGVYPGMFGRLLIPVKEEHTLLIPEAALIRVGQLEMVNVKTKENEFYPVYVKTGKRFESKIEVLTGLNANDTIGY is encoded by the coding sequence ATGAAAAAAATGCTTATGGGCCTGTGCCTTCTGGTTTTTTCTTTTCCCTCGTGCGACTCGGGCAGCATTGAGCCGGGCAGATCCCCCCAAAACCCCCAGTCCGTGGCGGTTCTGCATATTGTTCCGGTAGAGAACAAAGTCATCGTCAGAACCCATGCTGCCGTGGGCACCATCCGCCCCCTCACCCAGACCCGGATCGAATCCCAGGTTCCAGGCCAGGTGCTCAAGGTGAATGTGGTCCCTTCAGCCCGGGTTACCGCAGGGCAGATTCTGGTCACCTTGGACAGCCGAAAGCTGGCTGCCCGCCTGGAACAGGCAAAAGAGGGGCTTGCCTATGCTAAAAACAGTCTCAACCAGGCCCGCAAGGCCATAGAAGAATCCCAGGCAGGGCTTGATCAGGCCCATGCCGCCTATTTGAGAACCAAAATATTGTTTGACAAAGAGGTGGTGCCGTCCCAGAAACTGGAAATAGACAGGGCAGGATACCTCCAGGCCAAGGCAAGGCTGGACCGTTCAAAGCAGGGCGTTGGCGCGGCCAGAGCCAATATCAGAAAGGCCCAGGAAGTGGTGCGTGAGGCCAATATTGCCATGGGATTTACCCGAATCAAGTCCCCTGCCCCTGGCGTGGTGGTTGAACGCCTCATTGACCCCGGTGACCAGGCCATTCCGGGAAAACCCCTGCTCACCATCCAGACCAGCGGATCCCTTCGCCTGGAAGCCCGGGTCAGGGAAGGGCTTATCCATAAAATTATCCAGGGTAAATCCTATGGGGTAAAGATCCAGACCCTGGGGCAAACCCTGAGTGCCACCATTGAAGAGATTGTTCCCTATGCCGACCCCCAGACCCGGACCTTTTTGGTCAAGGCGGCCCTGCCGAACACCCCCGGGGTCTATCCGGGCATGTTCGGCCGCCTGCTCATCCCGGTCAAAGAGGAGCATACCCTGCTCATCCCCGAGGCCGCCCTGATCCGGGTGGGCCAGCTGGAAATGGTGAATGTCAAAACAAAGGAAAATGAATTTTACCCGGTTTATGTTAAAACCGGCAAACGCTTTGAATCCAAAATCGAAGTGCTGACAGGGTTAAACGCAAACGACACCATAGGATACTAG
- a CDS encoding sigma 54-interacting transcriptional regulator, with the protein MKSIEEISLLYEISESLNQHMDMKKSLFKVLSVLSESLNLIRGIIFLTNTESGEIRIEIAHGISEEKTRQIKYLPGEGIIGQVIQTGKAAVVPRISEEPLFLDKTHSRNLGQGQDYSFICVPIKKENRVVGAISADRPYEGKRSLINGEKLLSVVATMVAHHVINIETIRVEKEQLKTENLRLKSELENKYSFTNIIGNSNKMREVLQMISQVSSSSATVLIRGESGTGKELVANAIHYNSKRNQNPFIKINCAAIPENLIESELFGHEKGAFTGASHQKKGKFELANQGTIFLDEIGNMDLSAQVKLLRVLQEKEFERVGGYKPIRADVRIVAATNSNLEEMVQQGKFRDDLYFRLNVFPIYIPSLRMRRTDIILLADHFLEKYRKEHTKEIKRITTPAIDMMMEYHWPGNVRELENCIERAVILCNEGAVHSYHLPATLQTGTKSKTLPLSLEAAVGSLEKEILMDALKNTRGNINKAAKLINITVRKFSYKAGKYNINYKDYR; encoded by the coding sequence ATGAAGTCCATAGAAGAAATCTCGCTCTTATATGAAATCAGCGAATCCCTGAACCAGCACATGGATATGAAAAAATCCCTGTTCAAGGTATTAAGCGTTTTATCCGAATCCCTGAACCTGATCAGGGGGATCATTTTTCTGACCAATACGGAATCCGGTGAAATCAGAATTGAAATCGCCCACGGGATTTCAGAAGAAAAAACCCGGCAGATAAAATACCTGCCGGGAGAAGGGATTATCGGCCAGGTCATCCAAACGGGAAAGGCCGCAGTGGTACCTAGAATCAGTGAAGAGCCCCTGTTTCTTGACAAAACCCATTCCAGAAACCTGGGCCAGGGCCAGGACTATTCTTTTATCTGCGTGCCCATTAAAAAAGAAAACCGGGTGGTGGGCGCCATTTCTGCGGACCGGCCCTATGAGGGCAAACGCTCTTTGATCAACGGAGAAAAACTGCTCTCGGTGGTGGCCACCATGGTGGCCCACCATGTCATCAATATTGAAACCATCCGGGTGGAAAAAGAGCAGCTCAAAACCGAAAATCTCCGGCTCAAATCAGAGCTGGAAAACAAGTACTCGTTTACCAATATCATCGGCAACTCCAACAAGATGAGAGAAGTTCTCCAGATGATCTCCCAGGTCTCCTCCTCCTCGGCCACGGTATTGATCCGGGGGGAAAGCGGCACAGGCAAGGAGCTTGTGGCCAACGCCATTCACTACAACTCAAAACGGAACCAGAATCCCTTTATAAAGATCAACTGCGCGGCCATACCTGAAAATCTAATTGAAAGTGAGCTGTTCGGCCATGAAAAAGGGGCCTTTACCGGGGCATCCCACCAGAAAAAAGGAAAGTTTGAACTGGCCAATCAGGGGACAATTTTTTTAGATGAAATCGGAAACATGGATCTTTCAGCCCAGGTTAAGCTGCTCAGGGTCCTCCAGGAAAAGGAATTTGAACGGGTGGGGGGATACAAGCCCATACGGGCGGATGTCAGGATTGTGGCGGCCACCAACTCCAACCTGGAGGAGATGGTCCAGCAGGGCAAATTCAGGGATGACCTTTATTTTCGGCTCAATGTCTTTCCCATTTATATTCCCTCTTTGCGCATGCGCAGGACCGATATCATCCTGCTGGCCGATCATTTCCTTGAAAAATACAGAAAAGAACACACCAAGGAGATTAAACGGATTACCACCCCGGCCATTGACATGATGATGGAATACCACTGGCCGGGCAATGTCAGGGAGCTTGAAAACTGTATTGAACGGGCCGTGATCCTCTGCAATGAAGGGGCGGTCCATTCCTACCATCTGCCGGCCACCCTCCAGACCGGCACCAAGTCCAAAACCCTGCCCCTCTCCCTGGAAGCTGCCGTGGGCAGCCTGGAAAAAGAGATTCTCATGGATGCCTTGAAAAATACCCGGGGAAATATCAACAAGGCAGCCAAACTCATTAATATCACGGTGAGAAAATTTTCCTACAAGGCCGGTAAATACAATATCAATTACAAGGACTATCGATAG
- a CDS encoding GAF domain-containing protein, with translation MGSSIKRHSSEGKRDDTKALEVLYDISQAVSNTRNLYDLYVNIHRALDTILTVDNFYIALYHKDKDSITFPYYVDEKDELPDEIFNFSQTASLTGQVIDSRQPMIFYEQDIIDFSRRQNQEVIGTVSKIWLGAPLIIKNRVIGALAIQNFDSPKAYQESDLFVLNTISQHIALAIERKETEEKFKEQQQVLETILESSPVGICLVENRIFKWVNTQMVKMLGYSSKSDLTDKSAAIIYGSKADYKAAGQTIESQMIKANRADFDYELVRKDGSHFKAHVIATGSGKGTNRIIGTIADLSQRERVHEERMEKERLQGVLEMAGAICHEINQPLQTILGYTTLFDTPETVTPKALEEIKSQANRIGKITKRLSKITRYETMSYPGDATIVDIWRSSN, from the coding sequence ATGGGATCAAGCATTAAAAGGCATTCTTCTGAAGGAAAAAGAGATGATACAAAAGCCCTTGAGGTCTTGTATGATATTTCCCAGGCGGTTTCCAATACCCGGAACCTGTATGACCTTTATGTGAATATCCACAGGGCGCTGGACACCATCCTTACCGTGGATAATTTTTATATTGCCCTTTACCATAAAGACAAAGATTCCATCACCTTTCCCTATTATGTGGATGAAAAGGACGAACTTCCCGACGAGATTTTCAACTTCAGCCAAACCGCTTCCCTCACCGGCCAGGTGATTGATTCCAGGCAGCCCATGATTTTTTATGAGCAGGATATCATTGATTTTTCCCGCCGGCAGAATCAGGAGGTGATCGGCACGGTGTCCAAAATTTGGCTGGGGGCACCTTTGATCATCAAGAACCGGGTCATCGGGGCTTTGGCCATCCAGAACTTTGATTCTCCAAAAGCCTATCAAGAATCTGATCTTTTCGTGCTCAACACCATCTCCCAGCATATTGCCCTGGCCATTGAAAGAAAAGAGACAGAAGAAAAATTCAAGGAACAGCAGCAGGTGCTTGAAACCATTCTCGAGTCTTCTCCTGTGGGGATCTGTCTTGTGGAGAACAGAATATTTAAATGGGTGAACACCCAGATGGTCAAGATGCTCGGGTATTCGTCAAAAAGCGATCTTACCGACAAAAGCGCAGCCATTATCTATGGATCAAAAGCAGATTACAAAGCCGCAGGCCAGACAATAGAATCCCAGATGATCAAAGCCAACCGGGCTGATTTTGACTATGAACTTGTCCGCAAGGACGGGTCTCATTTTAAAGCCCATGTCATTGCCACAGGCTCCGGCAAAGGGACAAACCGTATTATCGGCACCATTGCCGACCTGTCCCAGAGGGAAAGGGTCCATGAGGAGCGGATGGAAAAAGAGCGGCTTCAGGGGGTGCTTGAAATGGCCGGGGCCATCTGCCACGAAATCAACCAGCCCCTGCAGACCATTCTCGGGTATACCACCCTGTTTGATACGCCTGAAACCGTTACCCCCAAAGCCCTGGAAGAGATCAAGTCCCAGGCCAACCGCATCGGAAAAATTACCAAGCGCCTTTCCAAGATTACCCGGTATGAAACCATGTCATACCCGGGAGATGCCACCATCGTCGATATCTGGCGCTCTTCCAACTAA